The Denticeps clupeoides chromosome 10, fDenClu1.1, whole genome shotgun sequence DNA window TCTTGTATTAAATACCAAACTTAATAAAAGGTGCAGGTTGGTTCTGAGCTTTTCTGTCATGATGCAGGTGAATgacatctcttttttttatgtacagtcTGGAGTAGTGTGTAGAGGGCAATTCTCTGGAAAAGTAAACCTAAATGCCAAATTTTACTAATTTTGATTAGATTCAAAGCAAATATTATCATATCCCAGATGTtcaatagtgcatcaggcttaattaaaatatttattcagtatattttaactcttagtactggccatcatatgttaaacttaacagaactcgtgtagcttttagaccagggACATTGTTGTCCCATGAATCACGTCCCATGCATCACACTATCTTGGTCAGTTTAGTTATTGGTATTTTGTTCACAGAATTGtattgtggaagttggttttaacaagtgagactagttttctgtttcaaactgcttgtatagCATTTATGGTAACATAATATGTTTGaactttatattgaagtaaCCAGTAGTAAAGTAGTAaagcacacttgttcatagttctgacaactagttatgaaaaaaaacttgtgaCATAAAAATGTCCCGTGCATCCTGTAGAGAATTGTCCTagatggtgaaagtgaagtgattgtcattgtgatacactgcagcacagcacacggtgcacacaacaaaatgtgtcctctgcatttaacccatcacccttggtgagcagtaggcagccaagtcaggcgcccagggagcaggtgctttgctcagtggcacctcagtggaagcattcgaaccagcaaccttctgattatggggtcgcttccttaactgccaggccacccCTGCACCTTATTACGGTACTTTATTATGGACAAATGTCAGATGTTTTCCTCCTTAAGATTTATCGAATTACGATTTAACTGCAGATTAGTGCTATATCACCTGCTTTGCCTagttaatttgttaaaaaaaaaagattactgtGAAGGGTTTAGTACTGTTATATGGTGgtagtcgcctatgaaccagaagtcccaggttcaaaccccacttactgtgtccctgagctagacactgtccccgtcactccggataagggcgtctgataaatgtcgccaatgtaaatgttgtagtttAATTTACTTctgaccactagatggcagtgtAAGCGTGAGCTGTATATTGCAGTATACATTTTTAGACACTTTACCTACTGTCATTTTAATGAAGCTGCAGGGTAAACAGCACGAAGCAGGTTTTTAAGATAATAATCTCTCGACACCAGGCATGCTGGGTTCTTTCATTACAGCAGCCCACCGACCAGGGAATAAACGTCCgttttcttccctttttcctGCATTCCTGGACTCTCCCCGCCCCCGACTGTAATCCAAATCCGGACCATTTCGCAGCGTTCCAGTCCGACTTGCGGGAGAAATGGGGCCGGGAGCCTGGGCTGTGCTGGCCGCGGTGGTGATGCTGAGCTGGGCGGCGGGGACCGGAGCGTCTCCAGCGGGACGCAATTCCACAGGTGGGCAACTTCCCGGATTCGCGGGCTTCTGGACAGCCGAGTCaacttgtttgtttgtttgtttgttgggtgacctctgaccccgcgCTGCAGCGGCGAAGGCGGGTCACTGTCCCCGGCGCGTGACCGCGGTCCCGTCCGCGCGCGGGTGCGCGCGCGACGACGACTGCCCCGCGGGCGACAGATGCTGCGCGTTCGACTGCGGCGCCGTCTGCGTGGCCCCGGCTTTCAGTGAGACCCCGACCCCCACGCAGCATGTCGAGCCCCGGCGGCGTGAGGCGGCGTCTCACCCCTGTAACCTCTTCCCTTGCAGCGAAGCCGGGCGTGTGTCCCCGTCGCCGCCGCGGCTCGGGGATGTGCGCCGAGTACTGCGCCGACGACAGCGACTGTCCCGGGGCCGAGAAGTGCTGCCACAACGGCTGCGGCCACGAGTGCGTGGCTCCGTACACCGGTGAGCACCGAGCGGCCTTTTCTGGATCACATCTCTTCTGCTATTAATAGAAACTGCTTTACACAACACTttaattaatacaatttaaCCTCAAAGGTTAAAGTTCAGAATGCATGATTTTATTGGGGGTCAGTATGTCACAAGTGTGACCTTGTATCGAAGTTCAATTGCAGATTTGGGTGAAGTGTTTTTGTGATGCAACTtatgctcaccaagagtgatgggttaaatgcagaggacaaatttcactgtgtgcaccatgtgctgtgctgctgtgtatcacaatgacactttcacttcaccaccCGTATCCATCTGTGTTGTTGACCTGCAGTAAAGCCGGGCCGCTGCGCCTTCCCCAGGGGGACCCCGATGTGTGCGGAGTACTGCTACCACGACGGCCAGTGTCCAGGGGAGCAGAAGTGCTGCCGGACGACCTGTGGCCACGCCTGCAGTGAGCCATGTTGACGGGGCTGCAACCGCGACAAAAGCACTACACAAAAACGGATTCATGggattttccttttctttcaataataaaagaagCACTCATTTCATATTGTCTTCATTCTATAGGGTCCAACTTACTACAACCCTGTcactgagtaagacacttaacctgagggggactgtccctgtcaccactgactgtaagtcactctgaatgagggcgtatgataaatgctgtaaatctcaGCACTAATCCATGCTACCGATACACACTTCCCCTTTCTCGTGCGCTTGTTACTCTGCCCTTCGGACGTAACCATCAGCCTTGTGGAATGCAAACACCCACTTTCCGCATAACGGTGCCAAGTGCATGCAAGTAAAGCGTGCCTGGCAATGAAAGAGGCTTCTGTCTGTTGGCTCTCCTAGAGCTTGGCTGCTGCAAGGCTGGGCACGCTGACAGAAAGACCTCCCCAGAAAGCCAGGGACAAGGCGTTCAGACATGTGAACTAAAGGCAGTCCTacctatatatacacacacacacacaccttttctcATTTAATAAAAGTTCGCATAGAAAGACACATTCCTTTTAATTCATTATCATTCCAGTCCAAACATTTTATCTCCAGATGTAAATTTATGAACCTGGGTCACGGTGAGTCATGCTGTTTTACCTGTCGTGCCTTTATAAATCACTTcccacatttatatttaacctGCAAATAACTCATCCCCGCCAGGAATAACACCATCACACCGCAGCCTCTGCTTACTCGTCTGAACGCTCGCATCGAACCGTTAATTAGGAGCAATTTCAAAATTGTTCAGGAATTTGTAGACTGTGCTGTAGCAGCTAGGACCACAGGCCAGACTACAGGccactgtttttattattaccattgtgtGCGATCAGATCAGAGTGGGCGGCTTGGTTACTGGTTGGTGTCCACGCGCACACAGCTATTTAATCTGCTGTAGTTTCTTAGTTTCCAGATTAGCCCCATCTTTGTCTTTGATACCAGAATATGGCACATTCTCTGTTTATGACTGTGTGAGGGACACATCAGAACACATTCGACCTGTGGTCACAGAGTCCCAGAACAGTTCAGCAAGTGGTTCCAAAGTGTCTTGATGGCCTTTCACTTTCGGATTTACCGCTCAGTCGTGATCCCCTCATTTAAAACCATGTTATACCAAAAGGTCATAGATCAATTAAATCATAGTGAAAAAGTAGTTAGAAAGACATTTAGATTCATGGAGCAGCGCAGCAAGATGAAGATTGGAATTTGGACCAATTTGAAACATTCACCAACTTTcagcttcagtgttttttcagGAGGGCGTCCAGCCAGTGCTGCGGCTTTATTTGGAAACTGCTGAATGTCTGCAACAGCTCGATTTATACTTGTGCTgccccttttttctttccttgaAAGGCGATATGTTCAGACATAGTCGCCATTCGCAGCTGATCTGCTTGAGATGTTTTCCAAGTCATTAATCCCAAGCCCCATTCAGAACGCTGCCAACTCCGATGCTGTGGTTGGCCGCAGGGTCTTCACAGCTGTGGGACGCCCCTCCACCTGCGAATGACGTTGGCCAGGCGCTTGGCCAAACTCTGACTGGGCTCCTCCACTTGGAAGGTCCGTGTCAAGAGGTTGTAGAAAGAGCCGTAGCCCACGGCCACCACAGTGCAAGTGAGGCAGATGACGTTGTACGGCATGCTGAAGTCGGGGGTGGGTAGGTTGACCAGTAGGGGCTCAGTGTAGACCCTCATGAAGTAACTGGACTCCTCTTTACAGAGGAAGCtgggaaaacaaagaaaaacagcaatggtagtaagtgaagttCAAACTTGTGACTCTGGAGCCTTCTGGGTGTCTTACACACTAATTAATAAACACTATTTTTTAAgcaaagggaacacaaaaataagtaaTCGTAGATCTaagtgaatgaaatattctttttaaatactgttttctacatagttgaatgtgcaatcaacaaaataacacaaacaatTATTGATtgaaatcaaattgatcaacccatggaggtctagATTTTGAGTCACActaaaaattaaagtgaaaaaacacttttgtggcctccatgtgcctgtatgacctgtggtgttggtggatggagcgagacatgatgtcccagatatgctcaattggattcaggtttGGGGAACGGGAGTGCTATAGCATCAatgccacatgaggtctagtcttgcattaggaggaacccagggccaaccgcaccagcatatggtctcacaaggggtctgaggaccTCATATctgtacctaatggcagtcaggctacctctggcgagcagtatgtggccccccaaagaaacacagcaaaccttcttgccacagctcgcattcaTGTGCCATCCTGTGTGCCGTTGCCTTGTTTACTTGTTCCCTATATTTTTTTGAGAAGTGTCTCTCAGTCCCTCCATTTTTACTGGAGTCAAATTCCACAAAATCCTCACAACTGTTATACAACACCAGCATGTGGCAGTATTTCCCATATAGGACAACACTGCTGTCACAGTCACACAACTTTAAATGTACAATGGCCAGCATGAAGATGAATCAAGTCTCATTTAGGGTGACCAGGTGTCCTCTTTTTGAGGGCTTTAGAATAGTTTTTTGAGctgattaaacattcgtcatTCGTCATTTAGATATTACGGCATACTTTacttttgttttaataatacTGAAACGTGACTTCTGTTTTTAGACTACAGAGCACATGAAAGGGGAGTGAAACTGCCCAATAATTCAAATTCTGTCCACAATGGCGAATTGGAAGATgcagatgtggaaaaaaaaagggtttcatGAACAACTAATTTAAAATCGTGGAAACAGgacaaaattaaatatgacatTAACAGTTCCCCCCAAAACCTTACTCTGTAAATAATGGCAGATACAATTGTATTGAGGTTGTCTTtgaataatgataataaatgaacAACAATGGGAAGGAGATGATTTAAGAAATAAACGCCAGTCTCTTGTAAAGCTTCAGTAAGCAAATAAATGGCAATTTACAGTATGTATGGGTCTAACTTAATGTTGTGTAATTACActttggtttgtgtgtttgagaaagGTACTTTGTTGTACTGGCTACTCAACATAATTTTTTCCATGAAGTGTATACATGTGTATTCTATAAAAGCCTTTTTGGTCATGACCCAGTGCATTAATAAGTACTGTTACTCTAATTTCAAACAGACATCAATGTCTGAGCACTCACAAGCTACTGAAGAGTGGATGTTCTTGTGTGATATTGGTATCCATGGCAACAAGACTTGGGACAAGGGCACTCAATACAgaagacctaaaaaaaaaataatgacatgTTAAAACACTCATATGGTACGAATGTAagttgtttaaataaatttctagaatattaataatattgatctCTTTTAATCTCAATTTAGCAGGGGGACAATCAGTAGCTACTGGTATAATCCACTTGGAGAAACTTGTTGAGGAAAAAAGTGGTAGAAGGTGGGGACTGAACCTTGTGTACGAGGGAAGAGAGTGATATTCATTACCCATTGCCATGCAGGCCCAAGGGCTTTTCaatgacacaaagacaaaggaaCGTGAAAATGTGAACAGTTGGTAAAACAATCCACAGCCGATGACCATCAACAGCAGATGAAAAGCTTACAGGCTTCATCTCAGATGCACTCGTTAGCTTCCCATTAAGTGCCAACAGACTGAGTGACTTAATGGgagctttttaaataaataaataaataaataaataaataaataaactattcACATCTTATAAACCTCCTTTCACACCCAGAACACACCCCTAAACCTGATCTGCTGCAGATTGTAGAGGGCACCCAGCGTCCTCATACACGATATCAGCTTCCTGATCTGGGTCTCTTCAAAAGAACCTACCCACATCTCATAATCAAATATGAATAACTGATCACcacttttacatttcttttattcGTCGGCAGACAGGAATCCAACGTTACAGCCAACACGGATCAGATGAGCCAGTAACAAACAAACAGTCCAGCTCTGGCAATGACCTTCCCCCTcacagtgtgtgaatgtgaccaAAATAGAGCAAAGTGTATTATCAATACTTCTTTTCTTCAAccctgacaaaaacaacaatttttCATCTCTTCTTATTGAGCCAAGGGGATGACAATAAGGAGGCATAGGGATGAGTAGACAATGCAGAAGGTCAAACAATATCAATAAAAGCACAACAGAACATTATTGCCTTTGGGGTCCTTTATATAAACCTGGCAAAGCAGCAGAACCTGACTGACCTACCTTGGCCTGGACATTTTTCAACACTACAAAACATGCAACATTTCCCCTGTCCTCGTACTGTACAACACATACCATAGGCAAAtgcaaaattcatttttatacttTACAGTGGTCACGATGGGTCATAACTGCAATTCACAGCTAATCAATCATTGCTATTAATATGATGTGTACATGTGAATATTGGGGCTGCATTATTAACAAATActctataaaaaaacaaaaaacaaatgctgTCTTCAGTGAACCATGCTGGACTATTTAATACCACGACAACCTACACTGCACTATCCTCTTCAAACATGGACAATTAACAAGGGTGGACTATTTAATACCAACCTATTGTACACTCGCTCTACTCTGGATGGTTGTCCCTTTCTGACTCACTATTTCTAAGTTGAAGGGCACATTTTCTCTCCATTACTCAGAATCCTGTGTTCTCATTCTAAAATCTGGAAAGCCTTGGAAATCAGAACACATCCCTATCACACCATAGAAACACATctatgtgtgttcatgtataatgcaatttttaaataatatgcaaattgtatacagtacaggccaaaagtttggacacaccttctcattcaatgggttttctttattttcatgaccatttacattggtagattatcactgaaggcatcaaaactatgaatgaacacataccacgttatgtacttaacaaaaaaaggtgaaataactgaaaacatgttttatattctagtttcttcaaaatagccgccctttgctctgattactggttTTCCAACactcttgaaggagttcccagaggtgtttagcacttgttggcccctttaccttcactctgcggtccagctcaccccaaaccatctcgattgggttcaggtccggtgactgtggaggccaggtctccattttggttaagtacataactccacatgtgttcattcatagttttgttgccttccgtgacaatctaccaatgtaaatggtcatgaaaataaataaaacacattgaatgagaaggtgtgttcaagcttttgacctgtactgtatataccaATCAGAACCTGCTGAGTTCACTATTctattaacaataatattaatacttGAGCTTTCTgtagtaaatgcatttttaagaGCAAACTCTGATTCCATGTAACTAAAGTGTCTGCGCTGTTCTTACCCAACATAGAAGCCATGGTTAGGATCGGGTGGGTATTCTGTCCACTTGAGCAAGGCCCTCTCAAACTGCACTGTCACCTCTGTGACTGAGTTGGGTGGCAGCTGCACCAGCATCTCCAGAAGGTGAGGCCGCAGTCGGTCCTTTGATGGTTGGTAGTGAATGTAACCTTTCAAGGTAAACATTTTCCAAGCATTAGGCTTGGTCTagccatataaataaagaaacgaAAAAATTTGAAGGCATACATAATATACAagaacgggaaaaaaaaagattgaccAAAAAgctgttaaattaatttattgacAGGAGAACTAGAaagttgggtgtgtgtgagaacagtcACTCATGACCACATTCATTTCCCCTTTTAAACAGTTTTCTATAGCATGTCAAAAATCAGGCCCCCCACTGCAGACATACCCTCTCCAATGTGAtgctttaaacaaaatattaaaaatatatttaattaactaGAGAGTTCAAGAAAAAAGCTGGTTGGTACCATGTGGTAACAAAAAGACCAATAAAAGTCCCATCTGTAAAAACTGAAATGGACTTACTGGGTTTATTTTCTCGATTCTTGCTGGTTACTGTTAGTGTGTGGATGTAGAGCCGCAGGTACCAAGGTACCGtttccagcagcaggactggAAAGGCCCGGTACGGGTGGTTATTGTAGATGAGGGTGTGGATCTCCCCCGTCTGCAGGCCGAACCCAGCCACGTATCGCTCTCCATGCAGCAGGGGACGCAGCATGTCCCCTTGAGTTGGAGGAGGAAAAAACGAAGATGATtcatttcatattcatgttaCGCCTATTAACAGCAAGGGTTTATTGGCAAATTCACAATCCCATTAACCtcacatttcacaattaatCACAAATGGATGTCTGTTCAAAATCCATATTCAaattccaaaaaagaaaaacacacacacacacacacacacacacacacacacataccgtTATCAGCTTTCCACCGAACCAGAAGGTTCAGTGATCGCACTTTCCCAAAAGTGCCTGGATCAGTTAGGTCATATACAGAGTATGTTCTGCGGTCCCCAAGCACAACAGCTTGGCTGAGTAGGGGTGTAGGTGGACTGAGCTCAAACAGCTCCCCCTGTAGgaccaaaaaaaccccaaaacatttaaatcaatCATCGGTCAACATTTTCATGCATCTTTTTAAAACCAACAAGCCTTTTCAGTTTCGAGATGTAACCTGCGGGCTATCCGTGACATCCACATAGATTTTGCTGGAAGATGCGAGGGGGGCAGGCGTCTGTTAGGGTACGTGAAAACATCTTGAACATGGACCACTCTGTAAGATGTGACCACAACACAACATTTGATTAACAAATTTGTCAGAAAAATATTGGATCTGTGTTGAAAAGAAACCAGCTCACCTCTTTTACCCTGACCAGAGGTGTACAGGTCAAATACTACATTCAGTGTCTGCCTCATTTCCCATGATGGCACAGTACAGTGCATACCCTGCAACAGTTATTACGCATTATTTCCAGTGGTGCTTCACTGACTATCCTAAAACATCATCAGAGCTTCAGAAGCATGTTCTTAATCTATGTAAACACAACCgattaaataaatgcaataaaactaaTGTCTTCATGCGTTTATGTATGCTACGTGTGgcataaatacaacatttaaagTAGCATAATATCCTTTGGACACATTTTCGTCAAATTCTTACTTGGAAATTTCAAAATGCCTGTAATTTGCGGAATTTGTGTCATTAACACCACtgaccaacaacaatgtttgctgcaaacaggaagtcgtgccggtgtttttcctgaaaaaatgtattaacccactggttctccagagtctcgcatgacgaaacaaaaaaaaattatttttacatccaatcactgagcaactgcaatgcttcaaacgtttggaagccatgatggtcggtggagataatgttttaggagGATAATgtttaattcaagatcaaaccGTCTGAGCTACCACACTCTTAacacatatcgccatttctagtcAATGCAGGGATAATGCGAAACTCCCAGCTGAAAATGCTTTCATCTTGTAGTCTTCTCCTGCTATGTGAGAAATTTTTGAATATTAGGAGTTGCTTAGAGGTGAGAAGATTGATGATTGTGAAGAAGGCACAGATCAAAATGCTAGTCGGTAAAAGTTACTTGACAACTCAAATGTACTAGTGTGCACAAACTTTTGTATGGTGTTCATTTCCTCTTTTCCCCAATTAAgcaaaaaatgcacacatcatTTTTGATTGCATCTGGGCACTTTATGTGTTTTGCACAGGAAGCCATTCAGCCCAGAAA harbors:
- the wfdc2 gene encoding WAP four-disulfide core domain protein 3 isoform X1, producing MGPGAWAVLAAVVMLSWAAGTGASPAGRNSTAAKAGHCPRRVTAVPSARGCARDDDCPAGDRCCAFDCGAVCVAPAFTKPGVCPRRRRGSGMCAEYCADDSDCPGAEKCCHNGCGHECVAPYTVKPGRCAFPRGTPMCAEYCYHDGQCPGEQKCCRTTCGHACSEPC
- the wfdc2 gene encoding WAP four-disulfide core domain protein 3 isoform X2 — protein: MGPGAWAVLAAVVMLSWAAGTGASPAGRNSTAKPGVCPRRRRGSGMCAEYCADDSDCPGAEKCCHNGCGHECVAPYTVKPGRCAFPRGTPMCAEYCYHDGQCPGEQKCCRTTCGHACSEPC
- the pigt gene encoding LOW QUALITY PROTEIN: GPI transamidase component PIG-T (The sequence of the model RefSeq protein was modified relative to this genomic sequence to represent the inferred CDS: inserted 2 bases in 1 codon; deleted 3 bases in 3 codons; substituted 1 base at 1 genomic stop codon) encodes the protein MPTLTLASARSPFRDEFAEELAIRPLHSGDIHASFQFRTVWGVDLLQGGKKVSHYHLFPKSLGQVISKFSVRXAAVSFTQGYWRTMQWGSPSXPRPPGAELWVWFMTRSTDVDSTWKELTNVLSGIFCASLNFIDSTNTVQPTASFKPLGVGNATDPRFLRYAILPREIVCTENLTPWKKLLPCGSKAGLAVLLKSEKLFHSSYFSQAVHIRPVCQGMHCTVPSWEMRQTLNVVFDLYTSGQGKREWSMFKMFSRTLTDACPLASSSKIYVDVTDSPQGELFELSPPTPLLSQAVVLGDRRTYSVYDLTDPGTFGKVRSLNLLVRWKADNGDMLRPLLHGERYVAGFGLQTGEIHTLIYNNHPYRAFPVLLLETVPWYLRLYIHTLTVTSKNRENKPSYIHYQPSKDRLRPHLLEMLVQLPPNSVTEVTVQFERALLKWTEYPPDPNHGFYVGSSVLSALVPSLVAMDTNITQEHPLFSSFFLCKEESSYFMRVYTEPLLVNLPTPDFSMPYNVICLTCTVVAVGYGSFYNLLTRTFQVEEPSQSLAKRLANVIRRWRGVPQL